TGATCGTAGAAGGTCGATTGAAGGATATTTTGGCAGGTGAGAGGCTGGCCCTTAATTTCTTGATGAGGATGAGCGGCATAGCGACAGAGACAAGGAAAATCCTAGAGGACTGCAGGAACGTGAACCCAAATGTGAAAATAGCCGCGACGAGGAAGACCACACCGGGGTTCAGGTTCTATGAGAAGAAGGCCGTCCGACTTGGCGGCGGTGACCCGCACAGATATGGATTGTTTGATGGCATTCTGATAAAGGACAATCACCTGAAGGTCGTTGGTGACGTCAGAAGGGCCGTTGAAAGGGCGAGGTCATATTCTTTCTCAAAGAAGGTAGAGGTCGAGGTGGAGGACGTACAGGGAGCGGAGGATGCCGCAAGGGCGGGCGCGGACATAATCATGCTCGACAACATGACCCCAGAACTCGCTGAGAAATGTCACGACATCGTAAAGAATATCGACAGCAGGATCATCATAGAGGTCTCGGGCGGGATCACGCCGGACAACGCCCGCCTCTTCGCTAGGCATGCGGACGTGATCTCTCTTGGTTGGATAACACATTCAGCAAGGTCCGCACAGTTCACCCTTCATGTCCTCTGATCACTGCATGACCTTGACCCTGTGATATCTTAGCCCTAGCCTCTCGGCAGGCGCGGCCATGGCCATGGCGATAAGTTCGGTGATATAAAGAACGGGCAGGCCGCCCTTCTGACGTAGGTCGAACTGGCTGAAACAGAAGGGGCAGGGGGTCAATATGCAGTTCGCGCCCTTGGCCCGGTATATGCCCGCCACCCTTTCCAGCATCCTCGATGACAGCCCCTCGTCCACTGAGGACACACCGCCACCGCAGCATTCAGGCCAAAACTCCTTATTAACGACCTCTGCACCAGACCAGCTTGCTATATCAGCAAGCATCGCAGGGGCGATGGGGTCCTCGGGCAGTCCGATGCCGCTGGGCCGGAGGAAATGACACCCGGTATGAGGAGCGATCTTGAGGCCAGACTGCTCACATGACACCATGGACCTGAGCTTGTCCTCTCCTAAGGAATGGACCTTCTCGAGGATGTGGCGCACCCTGGCACCTGCTTTGTATTCCAATCCGATCTTAGAAAGTACCCCGTTCACCGCATCCCTTTTCTCAACAACCTTGAGCTCGTGGACCGCCTCCAAGAAAGAAAGGTAGCATCCATTGCACAATGTCAGCACGTCCCTGCCCTCCTTTTCTGCGACCGCAAGCATCCTCGCCACGGTCACCAGCCAGGTATCTGACGCTAGGGTCCTTAGACCGATCGGCTCGACGCAACAGGTCGCTCCCGGCAGGTCAAGGATATCAACCCCTAACCTGTCCAGAACATACTTCGAGGAAGCTTCCAGGTAAGGAAGCCTGGTCGGGATAAGGCATCCTTTGAAAAGATAGTACTGCTCAGTCAAGCTTGACCCTCCCAAGCCTCGTGCTCGCTACTATGACGTTGATGTCTTTCATCGCCCGGGCATCCGGCAGGAGCTCATCAAGGCCCATCTCCCTGCGTATCTTTTTGGTCAGGCCAGTGCTAGGGAACGATAACCCAGTCCTCATGAAGAGCCTCGCCTCCTCCTGGAAAGACCTCGGGATGGAACCGATAATGGCCCCTTCCTCTCTGAGCCTCGTTATCAGCTCCGCGGGCCGGACATCTAATTGGCATCTCTCGACGCAAGAATGGCACATCGTACAGAGCCAGAGCACATTATCAGCAGGGTCGGCGAGCCCAGAGGTATATCTCATCATTATCTCGCGAGGATTGATACCTCCCTGCCTTTGACTGGGGCAGACCCCGGAGCATTGGCTGCATTGATGGCACAAAAGGAACCGCTCGTCCTCGAACTTAAGCGGCCATTCCGCCCCCAGGACCGTCCTGCGCACATGACGCGTAATGTCGTGCGGCGATATACTGTTTGCCAAGAAGCGGTCACCAGGGCTTTGACCCTGTTCTCGAGACCTTCTCGTTCCATTCGTTCGCAAGACGATATGCATCAAGTATTTGCCATATCCAGAAGACAAAGAAAACGATCCCGACGACGATCATCAATGTCATCCATCCACTGACATCATCAAACGTAGGGGCATCTCCCAAGCTCAAGAAAAGCATGGTGAAGAGGACGGTTGGGATCAAACTGATCACTAGGATGACAAGCCCCCTGGCTATCCTGCCACAATATATCTGCCCCAGTCCAGACAGGATGAACGAGAACAGTATTGCAAGGAAAGGCTCCTTCTCCTCGACCTTCTCGACGAACCACGGTCCGCCTGGACCATACAGCTGAGCCCCGCAAAACCCGCAGAATTTCGCGCTTTCATTGAAGACGTTCCCGCAATTCCTACACTTGATCATGAGCTGTCATGGGGCATCAGGCATATTCAGACTTTTATGTCTTCGCATCGGGGTCACATGATGACCTTATCAAAAGGCTCATAATCGATCGGTGACGTGACAGTGCTCATGAAGATCGAGGAACATGACTGTCAATTCTGCGGAAAGAAGGCCAAGCAGTTCTGTTTTGCGGCGTTCTGTTGCGAGAGCGAGGAATGCGTGGACAAAGCCAGACTAGAGAGGGGAGGACCAGGCGGCCATATGAAAAAGGAACATGGGCCGATCAGGATCGATGAGGAAAAGTGAAGGTCAATCGTCGTCCAACGCCTCAGAGAAAGCGACGGCGACATCTTTTATCGGTATCCTAGGTCTGTCCTTATAGGTCCCAAAGTCTTTCTGTGCACAGTTGAGGTGTATCATGCATTTTGGACAGCTGGTCAGGAGCATGTCTGCTCCGGTCCTCCTTGCCTCTCCCAGCCTTCCGAGCTGCCACTTTTTAACTATGTGATCGCACTGCACAAAGCATGTGCTCCCGCAGCAGGCGGACATCTCGCTGCTCCTTGGCATCTCGATCAGCTCACCTATGCTGGAGATGGCGGCCCTGGGGGGGTCATATATGCCCATAAATCTGCCAAGCCTACATGGGTCCTGATAAGTGAATTTCAGGCCAAGGCTATCTGGGGCCAGATTGCCCTCATCGATCCCTTTCTTGATGACCTCTGTTATGTGCACTACCTTGTAACGGACATCACCAACGACCTCAGGATAGATACAGGCCAATGTATGTGAACACTCAGGGCAGACAGTGATGATGTTTCTCACATCAGACCTTGATATCGCATCAACATTGGCCTTGGCCAACCTCAGGAACTCGTCCATATCTCCGAGCCAATAGGCATCGTGTCCGCAACACCTTTCACCCTCGATCAATTTGGGCCTGATGCCGGTCTTATTGAGGATTCTCACTGCTGAGCGGAGAGATGCGGTAAGATCGACCTTTAGGTCTCTGAAAACGATATCAAGCAAGGGGATGCAACCTACGAACAGAGCAAATTCAGAACGATCATCGAGCTCTAGGCCTTCCTTGGTCCAATCGTTCCTTTTTCCGATCCCCTTCCCCGTTGCCTGGACCGACCTGATCGAATCGATGATGCTTGCATGCGTCCTCACTGGTATAGTGCTATTCAGGCGGTCCTTCCTGAGGGCTTGCATGAAACCTGGAAAGTCGACCCCCTCGGGACAGACGGTCCTGCATGTGCCGCAAGTCATGCATGACCAAAGGTCAAGCCCGTTGATCCCATGGACCATGAACCTCTCTGCAGTGTCTCTTGGTGAGAACTCCCTCTCGAAATGAGAGGCCGGGCAGGAGAAGGTGCAATGACCACATCCGATACATGAAAAGATATCAGGCCGGTCTTCGCCTTGGCTCAGGGCGACCCCTCCCTGAGCGGTCCGATCTCTTTGATCTTCTCGACGAAGTCCTTGCAGGTCTCAGCAAATAGCGTTCCCTCGGAGGCCGAGATCCATTTGAGCAACAGCCTCTCTTCCGATATCCCCAAGGCCTTTAAAAGGTCCCTTGTCTGTTCCATCCTGGTCTTTGCGTTTTTATTGCCTATCTTGTAATGGCAATCGCCGATATGGCAGCCGAGGACCAGGACACCATCGGCCCCTCCTTCTAAGCATCTAAGGACCATGCTAGGTTCTACCCTTCCTGAGCACATCACCCTTAAAATCTTTATGTTCGATGGATACTGGAGGCGCGTCACCCCTGCAAGGTCAGCACCGGCATAGGCGCACCAGTTGCAGCAGAATGCAATGATCTTCGGCTCCCAGGTCAATCCATCTCACGCTCTCGGCCCTAACATTGAGATCAGGGCCTTAACCCCCCTCACGCCTCGACATGTGATAGTTTTTTCCATTGGGGAGACCAGGTACTTCCGGTCGATCAATGGAAAGGATTATGATTGGGCCATCGCTCTCTCATCCCGATGCCCAAGATAGTAGGTTTTGCAAGGACCTCCCTCCTTGACTGGGATGGAAAGGTCGCAGCAACGGTCTATCTGCAAGGATGCAACCTGAGATGCGGCTTTTGCCACAATCCAGACCTTGTCCCGATGGTCTCAGGGCTCACGGAGGTCCCTTTCGAGGAGATCAGTGGGTATATTGCGTCGAACAATGACTTCCTTGAGGGCGTTGTCATCACAGGAGGGGAGGCCACGATACATAAGGACCTGCCCGAGCTGATATCCAGATTCAAGGATATGGGCATGAAGGTCAAGTTGGATACCAACGGGACCAATCCCTTGGTGTTGAAGGATCTGATCAGGTCAGGGATGTTGGACTTCATAGCCATGGACATCAAGGCCCCCCTGAACCATAAATACTCAGAGATAACATCTTCCAAGATCGACCTCGACGCGATTAAGGGGTCGATATCATTGATCATGGACGAGATGACCGACTATGAGTTCAGGACAACGGTCGTGCCCTTTTACCTCGACACGCCTGACATCGAGGCCATAGCCTCTTTCATCGGTGGCGCGAAGAAATATGCCCTCCATCAGTTCAACAACAAGAATACGCTCGACCCGAGGCTGGCGCTCATGTCACCGTATCCTGACAGCAAGCTCAGGGAAATGGCCGAGGTCGCGAAACAGTACGTCAGGAAGGTGGTTCTCAGAGGTACGACCTGAGGGTTTTTTTTATAAAACCATCGTCAATATTTAATATTTCAATCCCCCATTTTACTCCAGCCATAATAGGAAATGCATGATCTGACTGGGTGGTTCAAGATGACCGAAGGGGGAAGGTTGAAAACATACATCGAAGGATTTGACAGGATAATGGAAGGCGGGATCCCTGAGGGTCACCTGGTTTTGATCTCGGGCACCCCTGGCACCATGAAATCCTCGCTCTCTTATTATTTGCTATATCATCATGCGATAGAGAACGGGACGACGTCCGTCTATGTCACTTTGGAACAGTCCCGGGACAGCCTGCTCAAACAGATGGAAAAGATGGGGATGAGGACCGAGCTGGTCAAGGACAAGCTCCATGTGCTTGACCTTGGCCTCATCAGGAAGAAATTGAAAGAGGTCCAGGGGGGCAGCTCTTGGCTCCACGTGTTCAAATCCTATATGACGAACCTCAAGGAGAACCTCGACTACAAGATACTGGTAATAGATTCTCTAGACGTCCTTGAGACAATGGCA
This genomic window from Methanomassiliicoccales archaeon contains:
- the nadC gene encoding carboxylating nicotinate-nucleotide diphosphorylase; translation: MWADKIEEFIAEDVGEGDITSDILLGDEHGKAHITSNDDCVLAGLEEASRVFMSLGARPVLMARDGDKVQKGQEVLIVEGRLKDILAGERLALNFLMRMSGIATETRKILEDCRNVNPNVKIAATRKTTPGFRFYEKKAVRLGGGDPHRYGLFDGILIKDNHLKVVGDVRRAVERARSYSFSKKVEVEVEDVQGAEDAARAGADIIMLDNMTPELAEKCHDIVKNIDSRIIIEVSGGITPDNARLFARHADVISLGWITHSARSAQFTLHVL
- a CDS encoding 4Fe-4S dicluster domain-containing protein translates to MANSISPHDITRHVRRTVLGAEWPLKFEDERFLLCHQCSQCSGVCPSQRQGGINPREIMMRYTSGLADPADNVLWLCTMCHSCVERCQLDVRPAELITRLREEGAIIGSIPRSFQEEARLFMRTGLSFPSTGLTKKIRREMGLDELLPDARAMKDINVIVASTRLGRVKLD
- a CDS encoding zinc ribbon domain-containing protein; this translates as MIKCRNCGNVFNESAKFCGFCGAQLYGPGGPWFVEKVEEKEPFLAILFSFILSGLGQIYCGRIARGLVILVISLIPTVLFTMLFLSLGDAPTFDDVSGWMTLMIVVGIVFFVFWIWQILDAYRLANEWNEKVSRTGSKPW
- a CDS encoding (Fe-S)-binding protein; the protein is MVHGINGLDLWSCMTCGTCRTVCPEGVDFPGFMQALRKDRLNSTIPVRTHASIIDSIRSVQATGKGIGKRNDWTKEGLELDDRSEFALFVGCIPLLDIVFRDLKVDLTASLRSAVRILNKTGIRPKLIEGERCCGHDAYWLGDMDEFLRLAKANVDAISRSDVRNIITVCPECSHTLACIYPEVVGDVRYKVVHITEVIKKGIDEGNLAPDSLGLKFTYQDPCRLGRFMGIYDPPRAAISSIGELIEMPRSSEMSACCGSTCFVQCDHIVKKWQLGRLGEARRTGADMLLTSCPKCMIHLNCAQKDFGTYKDRPRIPIKDVAVAFSEALDDD
- a CDS encoding hydrogenase iron-sulfur subunit; protein product: MTWEPKIIAFCCNWCAYAGADLAGVTRLQYPSNIKILRVMCSGRVEPSMVLRCLEGGADGVLVLGCHIGDCHYKIGNKNAKTRMEQTRDLLKALGISEERLLLKWISASEGTLFAETCKDFVEKIKEIGPLREGSP
- a CDS encoding anaerobic ribonucleoside-triphosphate reductase activating protein; protein product: MPKIVGFARTSLLDWDGKVAATVYLQGCNLRCGFCHNPDLVPMVSGLTEVPFEEISGYIASNNDFLEGVVITGGEATIHKDLPELISRFKDMGMKVKLDTNGTNPLVLKDLIRSGMLDFIAMDIKAPLNHKYSEITSSKIDLDAIKGSISLIMDEMTDYEFRTTVVPFYLDTPDIEAIASFIGGAKKYALHQFNNKNTLDPRLALMSPYPDSKLREMAEVAKQYVRKVVLRGTT
- a CDS encoding AAA family ATPase; translation: MHDLTGWFKMTEGGRLKTYIEGFDRIMEGGIPEGHLVLISGTPGTMKSSLSYYLLYHHAIENGTTSVYVTLEQSRDSLLKQMEKMGMRTELVKDKLHVLDLGLIRKKLKEVQGGSSWLHVFKSYMTNLKENLDYKILVIDSLDVLETMAEVSNRRTELFYLFEWMRDLGATVLLISESSTEKILDGKYDEGYLSDGIITLKMQVIRDVESQRRIRCVKMRETNHDPSYYSLLYNNGRFQVTRVISE